One genomic segment of Desulfomicrobium sp. ZS1 includes these proteins:
- the murD gene encoding UDP-N-acetylmuramoyl-L-alanine--D-glutamate ligase has translation MREFIHDNQLRGHTAVVLGAGASGIAAARLLARMGATVRVLEKNEASAAKVPADLGLEVCAGEHKPAHFEGADLIVLSPGIARSKVAALLPEGVQVVSELELASWFVSEPIIAVTGTNGKTTTTTLISRILEANGKKVFTGGNIGTPLCEYLLGAEQADILVLEVSSFQLQNSPSFHPRVGVLLNFSANHLDYHETMEEYLSAKLSMFKHMAEADLAVVPLSMKDELERRDFSRSRRVYFVASSRFECPGLPGEHNRENMEAAYLACRYFGLSQQDVQRGIDGFSTLAHRIEAVAEHNGIVFIDDSKSTTIDSMIAALKSQDRPVRLLAGGVFKGGDLGSVLPVLREKVRGVYLFGQSREIFEEAWSDCGKEISWDATLEEAVFRAASDARSGECVLLSPATASFDLFANYKERGKTFQRAVREWVEGAS, from the coding sequence ATGCGCGAATTCATCCACGATAATCAGCTTCGCGGCCACACCGCGGTCGTGCTGGGAGCGGGAGCTTCCGGCATCGCGGCGGCGCGTCTTCTGGCGCGCATGGGCGCGACTGTGCGCGTGCTGGAGAAAAATGAGGCCAGCGCAGCCAAGGTTCCCGCCGACCTGGGACTTGAGGTCTGCGCCGGCGAGCACAAACCCGCGCATTTCGAAGGGGCCGACCTCATTGTTTTGAGCCCGGGCATCGCCCGTTCGAAAGTCGCCGCGCTCCTGCCTGAAGGCGTGCAGGTGGTGTCCGAGCTGGAACTGGCGAGCTGGTTCGTGTCCGAACCCATCATCGCGGTGACCGGAACCAACGGGAAAACCACGACCACGACGCTCATCAGCCGCATTCTGGAAGCAAACGGCAAAAAGGTCTTCACCGGCGGAAATATCGGCACGCCGCTGTGCGAGTATCTGCTGGGCGCCGAGCAGGCCGACATCCTGGTGCTCGAAGTCTCCAGTTTCCAGTTGCAGAATTCCCCGTCCTTTCATCCCCGGGTAGGCGTGCTGCTCAATTTTTCGGCCAACCACCTCGACTACCATGAGACCATGGAAGAGTACCTGAGCGCGAAACTCTCCATGTTCAAGCACATGGCGGAAGCGGATCTGGCCGTGGTGCCGCTGTCCATGAAGGATGAGCTGGAGCGACGGGATTTCTCCCGCAGCCGCAGGGTCTATTTCGTGGCCAGTTCCCGGTTCGAGTGTCCGGGCCTGCCTGGCGAGCACAACCGCGAAAACATGGAAGCGGCCTATCTGGCTTGCCGCTATTTCGGGCTTTCCCAGCAGGATGTGCAGCGCGGCATCGATGGCTTCTCCACTCTGGCGCATCGCATCGAGGCCGTGGCGGAACACAACGGCATCGTTTTTATCGACGATTCCAAGTCCACGACCATCGATTCCATGATCGCGGCCCTCAAAAGCCAGGACCGCCCCGTGCGCCTGCTCGCGGGCGGCGTGTTCAAAGGCGGCGATCTTGGGTCGGTCTTGCCGGTTCTGCGGGAGAAGGTTCGCGGCGTGTATCTGTTCGGGCAGTCGCGGGAAATTTTTGAAGAGGCCTGGAGTGATTGCGGCAAGGAAATCAGCTGGGACGCGACGTTGGAAGAGGCCGTGTTCAGGGCCGCTTCCGACGCCCGCAGCGGAGAATGCGTGCTCCTGTCTCCGGCCACGGCCAGTTTTGACCTTTTTGCCAACTATAAGGAGCGGGGCAAGACTTTCCAGCGTGCGGTACGCGAATGGGTGGAGGGCGCATCATGA